Genomic window (Prosthecochloris aestuarii DSM 271):
CGGTTTCTCGGGCTAAGCGTTTGAAATGAAAGAAAATACACGAATGCTATGTCCTTGTATGGCGACACGATCATAATTTCTCTATCTTTGCTCAGATATCATGCATTCTGAGTTCATGGAAACAACAAGAGTCTTACGAAGCTATGGCTGAAAAAAAACCGAATATACGTGTTCCGGTTATAATTGCCGTCATTTTTGCCATAGCGGTTCTGGCTTTGGCAACATCTCGTCTTGCTTCACATTTTCTGAAGAATGAAGAGAGTCCGGTCAGTGGAACGCTTACTGTCGCTGCCGACAGTTTACTTGCGCCTGTGATAACCCGGATCGGGGAGTCGTTTGTCAGCTATTATCCTGATGCTGTTCTTGATGTTCAGAAAAAACGTACTCAGGACCTTATCTATGATTTTGCCATGGGCCGCATTCAGGCTGCTGTGCTGACCGGGGAGCCGACCGAAGAGGAAAGAGCTGTTATTGATGGCAATGGGCGTTCCTTTCGCCTGGAACCGGTGGCTCGTGGAGCAGTTGTTTGTCTGGTTCATACCAACAGCTCGTCCATGAATATCGGTATCGATGCGCTGCATGATCTCTATACCTCCGGCACCTCGCAAGAGGGACTCAAACCCTTTATCAATGGCGAGCACCAGAGATTCCAGCGACTTGTGATGGCTCTGATCGCCCCTGATGCGCGTCATCTGACCGCATGGAAAGCCGCCAGCGACAGGGAGGTGTTTGAAACAGTCATGCGTGACCCTGCCGCAATAGGGTTTCTTCCGGTTACAAGCGTCCGTGCTTTTATGAGCGAGATGTCTGGTTCTCCACGACTGCCTGTTATTGCAGCTGTAACGACAGGCTCTGAAAATCCAGCAGTCCTTCCTTCCCAGGATGCAATCTATGAGGGCCGTTATCCGCTTTGCTATACGTTGTACTATCTCTATGACCCGTACCTTCCGCTTGCAACCGGTTTTGGTGCATGGATGACTGAGCAGGGGCAGAAAGGGTTTATGCGCAGCGCTCTGGCGCCATATAGACTGCCATCAAGAACCATACATCTCGACTGATGAGGCAATCTTCAGAAACCTTTAACAGGAACCTTCATTTTAAGGCTGTTGTTGTCGCAGGAGTTATCTGTTCGATGCTGTTGCTTGTCGGAACAGCAGGATTTCTGTTTTACCAGACAAGACTGCAGCAAAGAGCTGATGAGATTCAGACCTTGTATAAGGATCTGCTTGATTTCCGATCTATGCTGACCAAACTGCAGCTGGCTGAAGAACGCCCTGAAATTTTCAGGAAAGTCATTCAGAATACAACGCCTGTCACGTTGCATTCACTCAATTATCCTGAGCTTGGAGAACAGTCAAGGCTTTCGGAAATAGCCCATTGGCTTCAATCCCAGCACAGCATGCTCGAAAAGATGCTCCGGGAAATAGAAATGCAGAAAAGCGGCGCTGAGGGTATCATTTCACGCAAAATCCTTCAGCTCGACGAGGTCATGCTCCAGGTCTCTCTGGAACTGCATCACGCTCATGAACAGACATCGGGCACTATCCAGTTCTTTTTATTTATCGTGCTCCTGATTCTGTTGCTTTTTTCGGGAGGAGCAACAACACTGATCATAAAAAATTACAGGCAAACCGTTATCCCGCTCAACAGGCTTGCAGGAACCCTCCTGCAGTTCAACAAGGACCTTCCGGAAAGCATTCACGATACCGCTGAAGATGTCAAAAAGAGCTGCCCAAAGGATTGCTTTTCCAGTGATATCAACCGTGTTACTGAAACTATCGTGACTTTTTGTCAGGATCTGGAAATGAAAAACAGGAAGCTCGATGAACTTTTCATTAAAGATGAGAAAACGAATCTGTATAATTACCGTCATTTCAAGGAGCATCTTATCGGCGATGTCGCACGCGCAAAACGCTATAATGATCTCGTTTCCCTTGCCATGCTTGATATTGATCATTTTAAAGCCTACAATGATGCCAACGGTCACATTGCCGGCGACCGTGTCTTGCAGCGAATCGCAGAGATCATCCTTGAAGAGTGCCGTCATACCGATATGCCTGCTCGCTTCGGGGGAGAAGAGTTTGCCATTTTGTTTCCCCGTACCGATGCAGCCCAGGCCAGGGGTATCGTGGTTCGCCTGATGGAGGTCATTTGCGCAGAACCTTTTGAACGGGAACGCAATCAGCCCGGCGGAAGGCTGACCATTAGCGCTGGGATCGCCACCTTTCCGCATGATGCGCAGGGGTGGTATTCGTTGATCAACAATGCCGACAGGGCATTGTATGAATCCAAATCGACAGGAAGAAATAAAGTTATCAATTATGAAGAGATCAGGACGGAGGGTTCTCTAAGTTGAAACCCGAGTTATATATAGCAAGGCGCTTTGCCTTTAAGCAACGATCGACATCCAAACCAACATTTATCGTCATGATCGCCGTGACCGGTATTGCGGTTGGTACGACCGCACTGATCCTGACATTGTCGATTGTCAAGGGGTTTTCGGTCAAGATCGAAGAAAAACTGGTAGCCTTCAGTTCCCATATGCAGGTTCGCCAGTCCGACGGTCGGCTGTTTTATCCGCTCGATGCAGATACCCGTCGTCTGAGTCATATCGACAATGTGCTCTCGATTACCCCTTTTATGGAGAAAAATGTCATTCTTCAGAGCAGGAAAGGCAAAAAAACCCTTATTCAGCCGGCCATGCTGAAAGGCTTCAATGCCGCAGAGACTCCGGACTTTTTGCGCGAGAGTATTGTTGACGGGGAATCGATTGCAGAAAGCGGCGGGAACAATCTCGATATCCTGGTAGGAAGCTCTCTTGCCGAAACGCTTGATATCGGACCAGGCAGCAGGGTTCTGGTGATCAGTACCTCGAAACAGGCGACAGGTGCTTTGCTGGCTGGAAGCGATACGATCGTTGATCTTCTTTCAAACATGGATCTTGAACTTGCTACGGTAAGGGGAGTCTATGAAACCGGTCTGAATGAAGGGTTTGATGATTATATGGTCATCGCTGATCTTGGTGCGCTGCAAAAGCATTTTCATCCGTCACGCATAAGCGGTTATGAAATCATGGTCAACGACCTGGCTCGTCTCAATGAAACCACCAGGGCCGCAGCAGATACGCTTGGCTATCCCTTTTACAGTTATACTGTCTATGAGCGTTATGCAAATCTGTTTGAATGGCTGAAGCTGCAGCAGAATATTACCCCGCTGTTGATCATTACCATTACGATTGTCGCTGTTTTTAATATCATATCAACGCTTCTGGTGCTGATTATCGAAAAAACCCGTGAGATAGGGATGCTTATGGCGCTGGGGCTTGGACCATCAAAGCTCAGCAGCATTTTTCTTTCACAGGCTTTTTTGATTGCTCTGATAGGTATTGCTTTAGGCAATCTTCTCGCTCTGGGGTTTTCGGTATTCGAACTGCATTTTCATCTGATTTCTCTTCCTGAAAAGAACTATTTCATCAAACATGTTCCGATATTGATCGACTTCCGGGATTATCTGCTTGTTTCTGCTGTGGTCGCATCGCTTTCGCTGCTCTTCGCGTTCATTCCAGCGCGGGTTGCGGCATCGCTCAAGCCGGGAACCGCACTTTTGACATGATGACACGCAAAAACAACGACACCACCCGACCAGAGGTTGCGCGCAGCCGGATTTCCATAGCTCCAGGTATCTGGATTGCCCGGCGCTTCAGTTTTGCACGTCAGCGATTCAGGGTGATTAATGTTATTTCGGCCATCAGTCTTGCCGGAATCATTCTGGGGGTCAGTACGCTGCTCATCGTCATGAGTGTGCTCAACGGTTTTCAGCAGCTTGCCTGGGACCTTTTTGCAACCATAGAGAGTCCGGTGCAGATGCTACCCGCAGAAGGCAATACCATGAGCGTTCCTGATTCGCTGCTTGCCGAACTTGAATCGCTCGATGCCGTTTATGCCGCAGAACCGTTTTCTGAAGGCCAGGCTGTTCTTGCCGGACAGGGGAATGGAGAACTTGTCGTTGTCAAAGGGATAACCGCAGCTGCTCAGCAACGCCTGATTGCCCGAACACCGAGAGAGACCCCGTATTTCAGCCAAGCAACGCTGTCTGTCGGAGAGATGCTTGCCTACAAAGCGGGGCTCAGCAAGGGAGAGCAGGTCAGGATTTTCAGTCCGGAACTCATCTCCCTTGGCCTTGAATCGCTTTCTACCCCCTGGCTGCTTCCAGCGCTGTCATTTCCTGTCGCGCAGATCGAATCGATCTTCTCTCTTCAGCGTATTTTCAATGACCACTATGTCCTGACGTCGGGAGAGATGGCCAGGAAGATTCTGCTGCAGACAAACGATTCGTATTCCGGCATTGATATCAGGGGCAGCGGTAACAGGGCAGAGCACGCTCTTCTGAAGAGCAGTCTTGAAGCGTGGCTGCACTTGCGTGGACTTGATGAACACTATCGTTTGAGAACCCTCGATGAAAAATACCGCGATATTTTCGGGGTCATGCAGATTGAAAAATGGGTCAGTTTCAGCATTTTGACGCTTGTGATCATGGTTGCCGCCCTGAGTCTGACCGGTTCCCTGACCATGACGGCTATCGACAAACAGAAAGAGCTCTTCTATCTTCGCTGTCTCGGTCTTGAAAAACCGCAGTTTGTGACAATTTTCATCGTGGAAGGAGCTATGATCGGTCTGGCAGGTACCCTTATCGGTTCTGTAGCTGCCTGGGCGGCATGTTCTGTTCAACAACAGTTCGGGGTGCTTGAACTGCCTTCTAAAAGCGCATTTATTATCGATGCCTATCCGGTCTCCATGCTCTGGACCGATTTTGCTGCTGTCAATATCATGACCTTGATGGTGTCACTGCTCGTGAGCCTCTATCCGGCTTTCAAGGCTGCCCATATTGCAGAAAACAGAGGACTGGCAACAAAAGCTGAATAGCAAAGTCTTTGTCGGAAATGGTTTGGGGAAACAAAAAAAGATGTTGCGCTGAAAAAGCGGAGCTCCTGCATTGCTGATGCACGTTGCTCCGCTTTTTTTCAGGGAATTGCGCGTATAGAAGGGTTTACTCTTCAGTTTTTTCAAAGAGTGTTTTATCGACGCCGCAGACAGGACAAACCCAGTCTTCCGGGATATCTTCAAATGGCGTGCCCGGCTCAATGCCGTTATCCGGATCGCCATATTCAGGGTCATAAATATAGCCGCAAGGTCCACATACCCATTTGTCCATAATGGAATTCTCCAGAGTTAAAATTGTGAAAGAGAAACGATGGTAAAAAGAACAGCTGTATGAAACCGCAGATTATTTATCTGCAGAATTTAATGGAACTAACACCGGTTTGATGATAAAAAGTTCACGTGCATGACAAAATTCTTTTTCTGAAGACAACCATATCTGAACGCTCATAGCCGTTTCGGATATAGAACTCATGCGCGGCCTTATTGTCATGATCTGTCAGAAGCGTGATCCGCCCGAATCCGTTCCTTGATGCGAAAGCATCAGCTTCATGAAGCAGCAGGGAACCGATGCCCACCGAACGCATGGCAGGGTCGACGACCATGTCCTCAAGAAGAATCACCCTGCATCCAAGCGCTGTACTGACGGTAAAGAGCAGCACAAGCATCCCTGCGATTTTGCCACCGTCCTCATCTTCAGCCACAAGAATACGTCCGGTCTGCGGATTGTTGATAATCAT
Coding sequences:
- a CDS encoding substrate-binding domain-containing protein translates to MAEKKPNIRVPVIIAVIFAIAVLALATSRLASHFLKNEESPVSGTLTVAADSLLAPVITRIGESFVSYYPDAVLDVQKKRTQDLIYDFAMGRIQAAVLTGEPTEEERAVIDGNGRSFRLEPVARGAVVCLVHTNSSSMNIGIDALHDLYTSGTSQEGLKPFINGEHQRFQRLVMALIAPDARHLTAWKAASDREVFETVMRDPAAIGFLPVTSVRAFMSEMSGSPRLPVIAAVTTGSENPAVLPSQDAIYEGRYPLCYTLYYLYDPYLPLATGFGAWMTEQGQKGFMRSALAPYRLPSRTIHLD
- a CDS encoding GGDEF domain-containing protein, with amino-acid sequence MRQSSETFNRNLHFKAVVVAGVICSMLLLVGTAGFLFYQTRLQQRADEIQTLYKDLLDFRSMLTKLQLAEERPEIFRKVIQNTTPVTLHSLNYPELGEQSRLSEIAHWLQSQHSMLEKMLREIEMQKSGAEGIISRKILQLDEVMLQVSLELHHAHEQTSGTIQFFLFIVLLILLLFSGGATTLIIKNYRQTVIPLNRLAGTLLQFNKDLPESIHDTAEDVKKSCPKDCFSSDINRVTETIVTFCQDLEMKNRKLDELFIKDEKTNLYNYRHFKEHLIGDVARAKRYNDLVSLAMLDIDHFKAYNDANGHIAGDRVLQRIAEIILEECRHTDMPARFGGEEFAILFPRTDAAQARGIVVRLMEVICAEPFERERNQPGGRLTISAGIATFPHDAQGWYSLINNADRALYESKSTGRNKVINYEEIRTEGSLS
- a CDS encoding ABC transporter permease, which translates into the protein MKPELYIARRFAFKQRSTSKPTFIVMIAVTGIAVGTTALILTLSIVKGFSVKIEEKLVAFSSHMQVRQSDGRLFYPLDADTRRLSHIDNVLSITPFMEKNVILQSRKGKKTLIQPAMLKGFNAAETPDFLRESIVDGESIAESGGNNLDILVGSSLAETLDIGPGSRVLVISTSKQATGALLAGSDTIVDLLSNMDLELATVRGVYETGLNEGFDDYMVIADLGALQKHFHPSRISGYEIMVNDLARLNETTRAAADTLGYPFYSYTVYERYANLFEWLKLQQNITPLLIITITIVAVFNIISTLLVLIIEKTREIGMLMALGLGPSKLSSIFLSQAFLIALIGIALGNLLALGFSVFELHFHLISLPEKNYFIKHVPILIDFRDYLLVSAVVASLSLLFAFIPARVAASLKPGTALLT
- a CDS encoding ABC transporter permease yields the protein MMTRKNNDTTRPEVARSRISIAPGIWIARRFSFARQRFRVINVISAISLAGIILGVSTLLIVMSVLNGFQQLAWDLFATIESPVQMLPAEGNTMSVPDSLLAELESLDAVYAAEPFSEGQAVLAGQGNGELVVVKGITAAAQQRLIARTPRETPYFSQATLSVGEMLAYKAGLSKGEQVRIFSPELISLGLESLSTPWLLPALSFPVAQIESIFSLQRIFNDHYVLTSGEMARKILLQTNDSYSGIDIRGSGNRAEHALLKSSLEAWLHLRGLDEHYRLRTLDEKYRDIFGVMQIEKWVSFSILTLVIMVAALSLTGSLTMTAIDKQKELFYLRCLGLEKPQFVTIFIVEGAMIGLAGTLIGSVAAWAACSVQQQFGVLELPSKSAFIIDAYPVSMLWTDFAAVNIMTLMVSLLVSLYPAFKAAHIAENRGLATKAE
- the rd gene encoding rubredoxin — its product is MDKWVCGPCGYIYDPEYGDPDNGIEPGTPFEDIPEDWVCPVCGVDKTLFEKTEE
- a CDS encoding GNAT family N-acetyltransferase, which gives rise to MTIREAQPPDTERCIVLLHTLFSQEHEFTPDPALQEKGLDMIINNPQTGRILVAEDEDGGKIAGMLVLLFTVSTALGCRVILLEDMVVDPAMRSVGIGSLLLHEADAFASRNGFGRITLLTDHDNKAAHEFYIRNGYERSDMVVFRKRILSCT